The following are encoded together in the Leguminivora glycinivorella isolate SPB_JAAS2020 chromosome 18, LegGlyc_1.1, whole genome shotgun sequence genome:
- the LOC125235762 gene encoding leucine-rich repeat-containing protein 24-like — translation MSMRVAWARWYWIVIFTTCTARTASDWLDCARFAACVCKWSSGKKTATCASSDLRRPPPLSSDIQVLDIHDNPIRNLPAEAFANIGLLNLQKINLRATKLRSLHADAFLELRILIEVDLAENDLSNLPRDIFRGNERLRLVVLTNNPLTTLIADQFPPLPHLRMLLLDGCRLRTIHRNALRNLKSLEKIDLRRNQLTFLRYSTFSLPTLKTISLSGNPWRCDCRLREFKDWFLLRKLDTEELVCVEPSTKAGNKWRSVSNESMVCAPEVRSSTLVVRAEVGVATSFGCWVHGIPKPQVTWLFDGVDVHNSSLDCDLEETQTDIEDDDSDERVPGSVRWVNITLLNVTSSAAGEWSCVAKSSAGEARAIISLVLPRSQTATARTAPGIPQLLGVVFGALGILASLGFLAAVACWRLRRRTVPPSRSFTDQEKRLLDASVVVSCDRSIGDMASPCDFELTERSGDDQPRGCGFDPVHITIEGTPGAFPPPPAEFAVPVPYGNIFISVQVAGRVGEPGKYPDLLSGGATLPRRSRTCCTAPAYDNMGPRVTATGSSSTWSLPGPSAENGGVDNTETPVLTLPPPPPEFVSL, via the coding sequence ATGAGCATGCGCGTGGCTTGGGCCAGGTGGTACTGGATAGTGATCTTCACGACGTGCACCGCCAGGACTGCCAGCGACTGGCTCGACTGCGCCCGGTTCGCCGCCTGCGTCTGCAAGTGGTCGTCCGGCAAGAAGACCGCCACCTGCGCCTCCAGCGACCTGCGCCGGCCCCCGCCGCTCTCATCCGACATCCAAGTACTAGACATACACGACAACCCGATCAGAAACCTCCCCGCTGAAGCTTTTGCAAATATCGGCCTATTAAACCTGCAGAAAATCAACTTACGGGCCACTAAACTTCGATCGCTCCATGCGGATGCATTTCTCGAATTAAGAATTCTGATTGAAGTCGATTTGGCTGAAAACGACCTTTCTAATCTACCGAGGGACATATTCAGAGGCAACGAAAGACTGCGCTTGGTAGTTCTGACCAACAACCCTTTGACGACATTAATTGCAGACCAGTTCCCGCCTTTGCCGCATCTGCGCATGCTTTTATTAGACGGTTGCCGGCTGCGGACGATACATAGAAACGCTTTACGGAATTTAAAGTCTTTGGAGAAAATAGATTTGCGTAGAAATCAGCTTACATTCCTTCGTTACAGTACGTTCTCTTTGCCGACTTTGAAAACGATTTCTTTATCAGGCAATCCGTGGCGATGCGACTGCCGTCTGCGTGAATTTAAAGATTGGTTTTTACTGAGGAAGTTAGATACAGAGGAATTAGTTTGTGTGGAGCCTTCCACAAAGGCGGGGAACAAGTGGAGGAGTGTTTCTAACGAGAGCATGGTGTGCGCGCCCGAGGTGCGCTCCAGCACGTTGGTTGTAAGAGCCGAAGTCGGAGTGGCCACTTCCTTCGGCTGCTGGGTTCACGGGATTCCAAAACCTCAAGTAACATGGTTATTTGATGGTGTAGATGTACATAACAGTAGTTTAGATTGCGATTTGGAAGAAACGCAGACAGATATAGAAGATGATGATTCCGATGAAAGAGTACCAGGCAGCGTAAGATGGGTGAATATCACGCTGTTGAATGTGACTTCCAGTGCGGCCGGAGAATGGTCGTGTGTAGCGAAAAGTAGCGCCGGAGAAGCGAGAGCGATAATTAGTCTCGTGTTACCTCGATCCCAAACGGCTACAGCAAGAACTGCTCCCGGCATTCCTCAACTTCTAGGCGTCGTTTTTGGTGCATTAGGCATCTTAGCGTCCCTCGGCTTTTTAGCAGCTGTAGCTTGCTGGAGATTAAGACGACGAACAGTTCCACCTAGCAGAAGCTTCACTGACCAAGAAAAGAGATTACTAGACGCCTCAGTGGTCGTTAGTTGCGATCGCTCTATAGGTGACATGGCGTCGCCCTGCGATTTTGAACTGACAGAAAGATCAGGTGACGACCAACCTAGAGGTTGCGGCTTCGACCCTGTACATATAACTATAGAAGGTACGCCTGGCGCCTTTCCTCCTCCGCCTGCAGAATTCGCTGTCCCAGTTCCGTACGGAAACATTTTTATATCAGTTCAAGTAGCAGGAAGAGTCGGTGAGCCGGGGAAGTACCCTGATCTACTGAGTGGAGGAGCGACGTTGCCACGTAGAAGTAGGACATGCTGCACTGCACCAGCGTATGATAATATGGGACCCAGAGTGACAGCAACGGGGAGTTCTTCAACATGGTCTTTACCCGGACCTAGCGCAGAGAATGGTGGAGTGGACAATACAGAGACCCCCGTGCTGACCTTACCGCCTCCGCCGCCTGAGTTTGTGTCCCTCTAG